A genome region from Setaria italica strain Yugu1 chromosome III, Setaria_italica_v2.0, whole genome shotgun sequence includes the following:
- the LOC101770127 gene encoding disease resistance protein RGA2, whose protein sequence is MAETIVSAVIGDAVSRVISLLTGRFSHQQSTEAKLRRICHMLVRIHSAVEEAKARQIINDGVLQWLSELIDGEYQGRYLLDMISCGDRKELDEDKDSYAKQVPLPQPQASSMSLFNPAKRMRVAAGAMKKVLSRCDLIGAADEVDRVLESLQGVSGDLGEFILLLQGFNPIGRPLPTNIFIDGQMFGRHVEKQRIINFLLHNNEGRSPGGLDVLPIVGAIGVGKTTLVQHSCDDDRVRRHFSVIMFFNFSCTYAIAATRETGTAVAIRSKHVIGDAQLSLNDPLQWIKRNCHDKRFLVVFEGVDMCRKQKLQELLLKLRCAEQGSKVIFTTNNRRVSTLGTVEPIVLKVLPIPEYWFFFKAHAFAGRDLEENPRLVRAGKAIARKLNGSFFGAKIVGGLLKDHPDPRFWFKVLRSNIGGLSMLGDGMGYIADLSENLLPNHVNVCQVNISKVPFASQIELPRFQDLCEPHASETSLADNVSFARVLLCKSVMPFYNNYYIASCTIGSGNICCERAMVSSSFLLDDL, encoded by the coding sequence ATGGCGGAGACCATCGTCTCTGCCGTCATAGGCGACGCCGTCAGCAGAGTGATCTCCCTCCTCACAGGACGCTTCAGCCACCAACAGAGCACCGAGGCCAAGCTGCGAAGGATATGCCACATGCTCGTCAGGATCCACAgcgcggtggaggaggccaAAGCGCGGCAGATCATCAACGACGGCGTCCTGCAGTGGCTCTCGGAGCTCATCGACGGCGAGTACCAGGGCCGGTACCTGCTCGACATGATCAGCTGCGGCGACCGGAAAGAACTTGATGAGGACAAGGACTCCTATGCCAAGCAGGTACCTCTTCCACAACCACAAGCTTCCTCCATGTCTCTGTTCAATCCCGCAAAGCGGATGCGGGTCGCTGCAGGTGCCATGAAGAAGGTCCTGTCGCGCTGCGATCTCATCGGTGCCGCCGATGAGGTCGATAGGGTTCTGGAGAGCTTGCAAGGGGTCTCTGGTGATCTTGGGGAATTCATCTTGCTCCTTCAAGGCTTCAATCCGATCGGCCGGCCCCTGCCTACAAACATCTTCATCGACGGCCAGATGTTCGGTCGGCATGTGGAGAAACAGAGGATCATCAACTTCCTACTGCATAACAATGAAGGTCGCTCTCCGGGGGGGCTGGATGTGCTTCCGATTGTCGGCGCTATCGGAGTCGGGAAGACAACCCTGGTTCAACACTCCTGCGACGATGACAGGGTGCGCAGGCACTTTTCTGTGATCATGTTCTTCAATTTCTCATGTACCTATGCTATCGCGGCGACGAGGGAAACAGGCACAGCAGTTGCCATCCGGTCCAAACATGTCATTGGTGATGCTCAGCTAAGTCTGAACGACCCACTGCAGTGGATCAAGAGGAATTGCCACGACAAGAGGTTCCTGGTCGTGTTCGAGGGCGTCGACATGTGCAGGAAGCAGAAGCTTCAAGAGCTCCTGCTGAAACTGAGGTGTGCGGAACAGGGGAGCAAGGTGATCTTCACAACGAACAACAGGCGTGTCTCGACCTTGGGAACGGTGGAGCCGATCGTGCTCAAGGTCCTGCCCATCCCGGAGTACTGGTTCTTCTTCAAGGCGCACGCGTTTGCAGGCAGGGATCTCGAGGAGAATCCAAGGCTGGTGAGGGCAGGCAAGGCGATTGCGAGGAAACTGAACGGGTCCTTCTTTGGAGCGAAGATTGTCGGAGGATTGCTCAAGGACCATCCAGATCCCAGATTTTGGTTTAAGGTCCTGAGGAGCAACATTGGGGGTCTTTCTATGCTCGGTGATGGCATGGGATACATTGCAGATTTGTCCGAGAACTTGCTGCCGAATCATGTGAACGTGTGCCAGGTGAACATTTCCAAggttccctttgcctcacagaTAGAGTTGCCCAGATTTCAGGATCTGTGTGAACCTCATGCCTCAGAGACTAGCTTAGCAGATAATGTCAGCTTTGCCAGAGTACTTTTGTGCAAGTCGGTGATGCCGTTCTATAACAATTACTACATTGCTTCCTGCACTATAGGCTCAGGAAACATTTGTTGCGAGCGCGCTATGGTTTCATCTAGTTTCTTGTTGGATGATCTCTAA